One genomic window of Solanum dulcamara chromosome 12, daSolDulc1.2, whole genome shotgun sequence includes the following:
- the LOC129877282 gene encoding protein trichome birefringence-like 35 has translation MQKWPKKKTQYPLIALVFFIFIVFSILYNEIYIHEIHSKHNTHNHGDGDSSTSAKEEEEEDPLFQTVKNLTIPRIPPVPLDKSSACHSTVKYSGRRAEWDSFRTESSGRREMPETCDYFSGEWVFDNSSHPLYKESYCPYMSDQLACHKHGRQDLEYQYWRWQPHHCNLKRWNVTEMWEKLRGKRLMFVGDSLNRGQWISMVCLLQSVIPADKKFMTPQAHLSIFRAEEYNASIEFLWAPLLVESNSDDPVDHRLSERILRPDSLLRHSSEWMHADILVFNSYLWWRQGPVKLLWSTEENGVCEEIDGLGGMELAMEAWANWVDSNVDPVKKVFFVTMSPTHFTKGEWEPGSEGNCYNEKLPLNGTYWGVDSDLPTMQMVERTLARLGSKVNVLNITQLSDYRKDGHPSIYRKFWEALTPERLADPASYSDCIHWCLPGVPDVWNELLFQFL, from the exons ATGCAGAAATGGCCGAAAAAGAAAACACAGTATCCTCTCATAGCACTtgtcttcttcatcttcattgTTTTCTCTATTCTctataatgaaatttacattcatgaaattcattcaaaacaCAACACCCACAATCATGGTGATGGTGATTCATCTACTTCAGccaaggaagaagaagaagaagaccctTTGTTCCAAACTgtgaaaaacctcacaattccAAGAATTCCTCCAG TGCCGTTGGATAAATCTAGTGCTTGTCACTCTACTGTGAAGTATAGTGGAAGGAGAGCTGAATGGGATAGCTTTAGAACGGAGTCCAGTGGCCGGAGAGAAATGCCGGAAACATGTGATTATTTTTCAGGTGAATGGGTGTTTGATAACAGTTCACATCCATTGTATAAAGAGTCTTATTGTCCTTATATGTCCGATCAATTGGCGTGCCACAAGCATGGTAGGCAAGATCTGGAGTACCAGTACTGGAGATGGCAACCTCATCACTGCAATTTGAAGag GTGGAATGTGACTGAAATGTGGGAGAAATTAAGAGGGAAGAGACTAATGTTTGTGGGAGACTCACTGAATAGAGGACAGTGGATATCGATGGTGTGTCTGTTGCAATCTGTTATTCCAGCTGATAAGAAGTTCATGACACCACAGGCACACCTTTCAATATTTAGAGCAGAG GAATACAATGCCAGCATAGAGTTTCTTTGGGCTCCACTTCTTGTCGAATCAAATTCTGATGATCCAGTTGATCACAGACTGTCTGAGCGAATACTGCGTCCAGATTCACTTCTTAGGCATTCATCAGAATGGATGCATGCCGATATATTGGTCTTCAATTCATATCTTTGGTGGAGACAGGGCCCTGTTAAGCTATT ATGGAGTACTGAAGAAAATGGAGTTTGCGAGGAAATAGATGGATTGGGAGGCATGGAGTTAGCTATGGAAGCCTGGGCAAATTGGGTGGATTCCAATGTTGATCCCGTGAAGAAGGTCTTTTTTGTCACTATGTCCCCTACACATTTCAC GAAAGGAGAATGGGAACCAGGAAGTGAAGGAAACTGCTACAATGAGAAGCTTCCCTTGAATGGAACATACTGGGGCGTAGATTCTGACTTGCCCACAATGCAGATGGTGGAGAGGACACTCGCTAGGTTGGGCTCAAAGGTTAACGTTCTCAACATCACTCAGCTCTCAGACTACAGGAAAGACGGCCACCCTTCTATCTACCGTAAGTTTTGGGAGGCGCTGACTCCTGAGAGATTAGCAGACCCTGCAAGTTACTCGGATTGCATCCACTGGTGCTTGCCTGGCGTGCCTGATGTATGGAATGAACTGCTATTtcaatttttgtaa